A genomic segment from Stenotrophomonas maltophilia encodes:
- a CDS encoding zinc-dependent metalloprotease, with translation MLSRSIGKAAGGLVLGLSVAAAAHAAPLFEPVTVISRASANSEPALGKLLATPSTATVQEVRVDAAATAQPQLEFELLGQRVQAVRSKVEALPDGGSIWYGQFRSPSDKLTAATSNGQDDPGNSLILVRSGNTITGSIRKDGKLYRLRPLGNRHVLVEVDESRMPADHPADYNQLPKIPMGNNDRIGIAQASSGTPATIRVLVVATNAAVTAYGGNMQSLVQLAVAESNQGYVNSNVGITMELARYETTNYTESGSFDTDLARFRGTSDGYMDSIHTSRNTYAADVGVLLINNTAYCGLASGIGSTASTAFAAVYWDCATGYYSFAHEIGHLQSARHDIATDSSTSPYAYGHGYRYEPATGTGWRTIMAYNCTRSCPRLNYWSNPNISYNGIPMGNASTADNQRVLVNTKATIAAFR, from the coding sequence ATGTTGTCCAGATCGATTGGTAAAGCGGCAGGTGGCCTGGTGTTGGGTTTGTCGGTGGCGGCGGCCGCGCATGCGGCACCGTTGTTCGAGCCGGTGACAGTCATCAGCCGCGCATCGGCAAACAGTGAGCCCGCGCTGGGCAAGCTGCTGGCCACCCCGTCCACGGCGACGGTACAGGAAGTGCGTGTCGATGCAGCTGCCACCGCACAGCCGCAGCTGGAATTCGAACTGCTCGGCCAGCGCGTGCAGGCGGTGCGCAGCAAGGTTGAAGCGCTGCCCGATGGCGGCAGCATCTGGTACGGCCAGTTCCGTTCGCCCTCGGACAAGCTGACCGCGGCCACCTCCAACGGCCAGGACGACCCGGGCAATTCGCTGATCCTGGTGCGCTCGGGCAACACCATCACCGGCTCGATCCGCAAGGATGGAAAGCTGTACCGCCTGCGCCCGCTGGGCAACCGCCACGTGCTGGTGGAAGTGGATGAATCGCGGATGCCAGCCGATCATCCGGCCGACTACAACCAGCTGCCGAAAATCCCGATGGGCAACAATGACCGCATCGGCATCGCACAGGCTTCGTCCGGCACGCCGGCCACCATCCGCGTGCTGGTGGTGGCGACCAATGCCGCCGTCACCGCCTATGGTGGCAACATGCAGTCGCTGGTGCAGCTGGCGGTGGCCGAGTCCAACCAGGGTTATGTCAACAGCAACGTCGGCATCACCATGGAACTGGCCCGCTACGAGACCACCAACTACACCGAATCGGGCAGCTTCGATACTGACCTGGCGCGCTTCCGTGGCACCAGCGACGGCTACATGGACAGCATCCACACCAGCCGGAACACCTACGCGGCGGACGTGGGCGTGCTGCTGATCAACAACACCGCCTACTGTGGCCTGGCCTCGGGGATCGGCTCGACCGCGTCGACGGCGTTCGCTGCGGTGTACTGGGATTGCGCGACCGGCTACTACTCGTTCGCGCACGAGATCGGGCATCTGCAGAGCGCACGGCATGACATCGCCACCGACTCGAGCACCTCGCCTTACGCCTACGGCCATGGCTATCGCTACGAGCCGGCCACCGGCACCGGCTGGCGCACGATCATGGCCTACAACTGCACCCGCAGCTGCCCGCGCCTGAACTACTGGTCCAACCCGAACATCAGCTACAACGGCATCCCGATGGGCAATGCCAGTACCGCTGACAACCAGCGCGTGCTGGTCAACACCAAGGCCACCATCGCGGCCTTCCGCTGA
- the lpxH gene encoding UDP-2,3-diacylglucosamine diphosphatase gives MTTLFISDLHLDPSRPEITNLFLRFLREQAPGADALYILGDLFEAWIGDDTPSPAADAVADALKVLSDSGVPVYFIRGNRDFLLGEDYARRAGLRILPDPCVIELYGRPVLLQHGDLLCTDDIPYQQFRAQTRDPVFQAQFLSQPLAARIAFAQKAREASQARQSEMKQGDRAQFETVTDVAPSEVDATFVRHGVDTMIHGHTHRPAIHTLLAGGRDRTRIVLGDWYEQGSVLRVDASGWSLDTLARG, from the coding sequence ATGACCACGCTGTTCATTTCCGACCTGCACCTGGACCCCAGCCGTCCGGAGATCACCAACCTGTTCCTGCGCTTCCTGCGCGAACAGGCGCCCGGCGCTGATGCGCTGTACATCCTCGGCGACCTGTTCGAGGCCTGGATCGGCGACGACACCCCCTCGCCTGCCGCCGATGCGGTCGCCGATGCATTGAAGGTGTTGTCCGACAGCGGCGTGCCGGTGTACTTCATCCGCGGCAACCGCGACTTCCTGCTCGGCGAGGATTACGCGCGCCGTGCCGGCCTGCGCATCCTGCCCGACCCGTGCGTGATCGAGCTGTACGGCCGCCCGGTGCTGCTGCAGCACGGTGACCTGCTGTGCACTGATGACATCCCCTACCAGCAGTTCCGTGCACAGACGCGCGACCCGGTATTCCAGGCGCAGTTCCTGTCGCAGCCGCTGGCCGCACGCATCGCCTTCGCGCAGAAGGCGCGCGAGGCCAGCCAGGCCCGCCAGTCGGAAATGAAGCAGGGCGATCGCGCGCAGTTCGAGACCGTCACCGACGTAGCCCCGTCCGAAGTCGATGCCACCTTCGTGCGCCACGGCGTGGACACCATGATCCATGGCCATACGCACCGCCCGGCCATCCACACGCTGCTGGCCGGTGGGCGCGACCGCACCCGCATCGTGCTCGGCGACTGGTACGAACAGGGTTCGGTGCTGCGCGTGGATGCCAGCGGCTGGTCGCTGGATACCCTGGCCCGCGGGTAA
- a CDS encoding phosphatase PAP2 family protein: MRTTPLELLAGREARLCRRANHYCRRRRVRRLFSVISRLGDGVFWYVLMGALVVLDGFDGLRASVHMAATGLAALLLYKGLKRWTRRPRPYAADLRIRAWVAPLDEFSFPSGHTLHAVSFTIVALAYYPWLAPLLVPFTLGVALSRVVLGLHYPSDVLAATGIAVLLASASLTWLPLPV; this comes from the coding sequence ATGCGCACCACGCCGCTTGAACTGCTGGCAGGGCGCGAAGCACGGTTGTGCCGGCGGGCGAACCATTACTGCCGGCGCCGCCGCGTGCGCCGCCTGTTCTCGGTCATCAGCCGGCTCGGCGATGGCGTGTTCTGGTATGTGCTGATGGGCGCGCTGGTGGTGCTGGACGGCTTCGATGGCCTGCGCGCCTCGGTGCACATGGCCGCTACCGGCCTGGCCGCACTGCTGCTGTACAAAGGCCTCAAGCGCTGGACCCGGCGCCCTCGGCCCTACGCGGCCGATCTGCGCATCCGCGCCTGGGTGGCGCCGCTGGACGAATTCAGCTTCCCCTCCGGGCACACCCTGCACGCGGTGTCGTTCACCATCGTCGCGCTGGCCTACTACCCGTGGCTGGCACCGCTGCTGGTGCCGTTCACGCTCGGCGTCGCACTGTCACGGGTGGTGCTCGGCCTGCACTATCCCTCCGACGTGCTTGCCGCCACGGGCATCGCCGTCCTGCTGGCTTCGGCCAGCCTGACCTGGCTGCCGCTGCCGGTGTGA
- a CDS encoding glycosyltransferase family 4 protein, producing MRYAIVTETYPPEVNGVALTVQGLEQGLRAAGHEIDLVRPRQSTEALDSAPGTLLVPGAGLPRYPGLRFGLPAPIRLGRHWQKQRPDAVYIATEGPLGWSALRTARRLGIPVASGFHTRFDEYLPDYGVAWLQAAAMRWMRRFHNQADATLVPTRELQQFLGEQGFERVRLLARAVDSQQFDPGRRDPALREEWGVDGNGLVAIYVGRIAAEKNLGLAVKAFRRLQQIRPKARFVWVGDGPAREKLAHENPDFIFCGIQRGDALARHFASGDLFLFPSRSETFGNVTLESMASGVATVAFDYGAAREYLRNGENGAAVDSDEQFIEAALQLATDDAQRRELGGNAARAMKRLHPQQVVAEFDALLAELSQLRRSGHAHHAA from the coding sequence ATGCGCTATGCCATCGTCACCGAGACCTATCCGCCGGAAGTGAACGGCGTCGCCCTCACCGTACAGGGCCTGGAGCAGGGTCTGCGTGCTGCCGGACACGAGATCGACCTCGTCCGCCCCCGCCAGTCCACCGAAGCGCTGGATTCGGCACCCGGCACCTTGCTGGTTCCCGGCGCCGGCCTGCCCCGCTACCCCGGCTTGCGCTTCGGACTGCCGGCTCCGATCCGGCTGGGCCGCCACTGGCAGAAACAGCGCCCGGATGCGGTCTACATCGCCACCGAAGGTCCGCTCGGCTGGTCCGCACTGCGTACCGCGCGCCGCCTCGGCATTCCGGTCGCCAGCGGCTTCCACACCCGCTTCGACGAATACCTGCCCGACTATGGCGTGGCGTGGCTGCAGGCCGCCGCCATGCGCTGGATGCGCCGTTTCCACAACCAGGCGGACGCTACCCTGGTGCCGACCCGCGAACTGCAGCAGTTCCTCGGCGAACAGGGCTTCGAGCGCGTGCGCCTGCTGGCCCGCGCGGTGGACAGCCAGCAGTTCGATCCGGGCCGGCGCGATCCCGCGCTGCGCGAGGAATGGGGCGTGGATGGCAACGGCCTGGTGGCGATCTATGTCGGCCGCATTGCCGCCGAAAAGAACCTCGGCCTGGCAGTGAAGGCATTCCGCCGGCTGCAGCAGATCCGGCCCAAGGCACGCTTCGTGTGGGTGGGAGATGGCCCGGCCCGCGAAAAGCTGGCACATGAAAATCCCGACTTCATCTTCTGTGGCATCCAGCGCGGCGATGCGCTGGCGCGGCACTTCGCCAGCGGCGATCTGTTCCTGTTCCCCAGCCGCAGCGAGACCTTCGGCAACGTGACTCTGGAAAGCATGGCCAGCGGCGTGGCCACCGTGGCCTTCGATTACGGCGCCGCACGCGAGTACCTGCGCAACGGCGAGAACGGCGCGGCGGTGGACAGCGACGAGCAGTTCATCGAGGCCGCCTTGCAACTGGCCACCGATGACGCGCAACGCCGCGAACTGGGCGGCAATGCCGCGCGCGCGATGAAGCGACTGCATCCACAGCAGGTGGTGGCCGAGTTCGATGCGTTGCTGGCCGAGCTTTCGCAGTTGCGGAGGAGCGGTCATGCGCACCACGCCGCTTGA
- a CDS encoding TonB-dependent receptor domain-containing protein, with translation MTSRTTALGQAIRYALATTAALAALPAFAQDGSSATPTNLDRIEITGSRIRQVDVETAQPVFAITRTAIEQQGFSSVADILQNVTAMGSPAISRANALTAGENAGGSYIDMRNLGTQRTLVLINGKRLGISTSGYQDISTIPVSAVERIEVLKDGASAIYGSDAMSGVVNIITRSNVTGVTANVYHGQFSEGDGARDRFDVVAGWSNDRISLTVAAEHAEEKAVWAKDRGFSAYGLTDRHADNLTNWTTISQYGQFTGLKGRPGCTNAKDGCNYSLNRGADPTNPANYHITDPSAFTGDVSNANDQMHLNFPLKRDSVYFDGRFKITDNVNFRTELGYNKRKAVRQIAGYPLQSSTAGVGSMSIDSYFNPFGRQHGYATPTAVAWNRRTWEVPRVTTSELKTYRAVASFDGSFEIGSRFFDWEAGYQYNRNELETIATGNLHKARVAGGVGPSFYNAATGKVQCGTAAAPISYDVCKPWNPLVPYGTIDPNGIDGNADLQAWLFPPEVTTGKTTSKNFFANIAGSIVTLPAGDLGFAFGVESRKETGEYRPDPLAQAGATTNLAAGPTGGGYKVNEAYLEINVPVLADLPGAKELTFNGATRFSDYDTFGNTLNSKFGFKWKPFDQLLVRGTWAEGFRAPTISDLYGGGSQTFAQFSDPCDVQFGSSRTSAEVRARCARDIANAATFRQLRQGNQPVATSVDATPVPFVSGSNPTLTPETSTSKTLGLVWSPSFIKNFNASLDWWKIRIDNTIVADSPTQILIDCYEQGIDARCQRFTRDKSTGPTAGIVDTLQFGSRNAGFMETEGYDLDLNYRLETSVGKFNAGWATTYVSKSEFRSTNDSTVVPTVSNGIGSNFRVRSNLVLGWDLGNFGVSWTARYYSGVKEQCVDIRAYPDECSDPGVYAPWYKGARNYNERGSVTFHDVQFRYSLPWDATVSVGANNVFEKTGPIMYTKPNSAFSYYGGYDIGRFVYMKYQQRF, from the coding sequence ATGACTTCACGCACCACCGCACTGGGGCAGGCCATCCGCTACGCCCTGGCTACCACCGCAGCGCTGGCCGCCCTGCCCGCGTTTGCCCAGGACGGCAGCAGCGCCACTCCCACCAACCTCGATCGCATCGAGATCACCGGCTCGCGCATCCGCCAGGTGGACGTGGAAACCGCCCAGCCGGTGTTCGCGATCACCCGTACGGCCATCGAGCAGCAGGGCTTCAGCTCGGTCGCCGACATCCTGCAGAACGTCACCGCGATGGGCAGCCCGGCGATCAGCCGCGCCAACGCGCTGACTGCCGGTGAGAACGCAGGTGGTTCGTACATCGACATGCGCAACCTGGGCACCCAGCGCACGCTGGTGCTGATCAACGGCAAGCGCCTGGGCATCAGCACCTCGGGTTACCAGGACATCTCCACGATCCCGGTCTCGGCGGTGGAGCGCATCGAGGTGCTGAAGGATGGCGCGTCGGCCATCTACGGTTCCGATGCCATGTCCGGTGTGGTCAACATCATCACCCGCTCGAATGTCACCGGTGTGACCGCCAACGTCTACCACGGCCAGTTCAGCGAGGGCGACGGCGCACGCGACCGCTTCGACGTGGTGGCGGGCTGGAGCAATGACCGCATCTCGCTGACCGTCGCTGCCGAACATGCCGAAGAGAAGGCAGTGTGGGCCAAGGACCGCGGCTTCAGCGCCTACGGCCTGACCGACCGCCATGCCGACAACCTGACCAACTGGACCACCATCAGCCAGTACGGCCAGTTCACCGGCCTGAAGGGTCGCCCGGGCTGCACCAACGCGAAGGACGGCTGCAACTACTCGCTCAACCGTGGTGCCGACCCGACCAACCCGGCCAACTACCACATCACCGATCCGTCGGCGTTCACTGGCGATGTCAGCAACGCCAACGACCAGATGCACCTGAACTTCCCGCTCAAGCGTGATTCGGTGTACTTCGACGGCCGCTTCAAGATCACCGACAACGTCAACTTCCGCACCGAGCTGGGCTACAACAAGCGCAAGGCCGTGCGCCAGATCGCCGGCTACCCGCTGCAGTCCAGCACCGCTGGCGTGGGTTCGATGTCGATCGACAGCTACTTCAATCCGTTCGGCCGCCAGCACGGCTACGCCACCCCGACCGCCGTGGCCTGGAACCGCCGCACCTGGGAAGTGCCGCGCGTGACCACCAGCGAGCTGAAGACCTACCGTGCGGTGGCGTCGTTCGACGGTTCGTTCGAGATCGGCAGCCGCTTCTTCGACTGGGAAGCGGGCTATCAGTACAACCGCAACGAACTGGAAACCATCGCTACCGGCAACCTGCACAAGGCCCGCGTCGCCGGCGGCGTCGGCCCGTCGTTCTACAATGCCGCCACCGGCAAGGTCCAGTGCGGCACCGCTGCTGCGCCGATCTCCTATGACGTGTGCAAGCCGTGGAACCCGCTGGTGCCGTACGGCACGATCGATCCGAACGGCATCGATGGCAACGCCGACCTGCAGGCCTGGCTGTTCCCGCCGGAAGTCACCACCGGCAAGACCACCAGCAAGAACTTCTTCGCCAACATCGCCGGTTCCATCGTGACCCTGCCGGCTGGCGACCTGGGCTTCGCGTTCGGTGTGGAAAGCCGCAAGGAAACCGGTGAGTACCGTCCGGATCCGCTGGCGCAGGCCGGCGCCACCACCAACCTGGCCGCAGGCCCGACCGGTGGCGGCTACAAGGTCAACGAGGCGTACCTGGAAATCAACGTGCCGGTGCTGGCGGACCTGCCGGGCGCGAAGGAACTGACCTTCAACGGTGCCACCCGCTTCTCCGACTACGACACCTTCGGCAACACGCTCAACAGCAAGTTCGGCTTCAAGTGGAAGCCGTTCGACCAGCTGCTGGTCCGTGGTACCTGGGCCGAGGGCTTCCGCGCCCCGACCATCAGCGACCTGTACGGTGGTGGCTCGCAGACCTTCGCCCAGTTCAGCGATCCGTGCGACGTGCAGTTCGGCTCCTCGCGCACCAGCGCCGAGGTACGTGCCCGCTGCGCGCGTGACATCGCCAATGCCGCGACCTTCCGCCAGCTGCGCCAGGGCAACCAGCCGGTTGCCACCTCCGTCGACGCGACGCCGGTGCCGTTCGTGTCGGGCTCCAACCCGACCCTGACCCCGGAAACCTCGACCAGCAAGACGCTGGGCCTGGTCTGGAGCCCGAGCTTCATCAAGAACTTCAACGCCTCGCTGGACTGGTGGAAGATCCGCATCGACAACACCATCGTTGCCGACAGCCCGACCCAGATCCTGATCGACTGCTACGAGCAGGGCATTGACGCACGTTGCCAGCGCTTCACCCGTGACAAGTCGACCGGCCCGACCGCCGGCATCGTCGACACCCTGCAGTTCGGCAGCCGCAACGCCGGCTTCATGGAAACCGAAGGCTACGACCTGGACCTGAACTACCGCCTGGAAACCAGCGTCGGCAAGTTCAACGCCGGCTGGGCCACCACCTATGTCAGCAAGAGCGAGTTCCGCTCGACCAACGACAGCACGGTGGTGCCGACCGTCTCCAACGGCATCGGCAGCAACTTCCGCGTCCGTTCGAACCTGGTGCTGGGCTGGGACCTGGGCAACTTCGGCGTCAGCTGGACCGCGCGTTACTACTCCGGCGTGAAGGAGCAGTGCGTGGACATCCGCGCCTATCCGGATGAGTGCTCCGATCCGGGCGTGTACGCTCCGTGGTACAAGGGCGCCCGCAACTACAACGAGCGTGGTTCGGTCACCTTCCACGACGTGCAGTTCCGTTACTCGCTGCCGTGGGATGCCACCGTCTCGGTCGGTGCCAACAACGTGTTCGAGAAGACCGGCCCGATCATGTACACCAAGCCGAACTCGGCCTTCTCGTACTACGGTGGCTATGACATCGGCCGCTTCGTCTACATGAAGTACCAGCAGCGCTTCTGA